One Hippoglossus hippoglossus isolate fHipHip1 chromosome 5, fHipHip1.pri, whole genome shotgun sequence genomic window carries:
- the LOC117761075 gene encoding cell division control protein 42 homolog isoform X2, whose product MQTIKCVVVGDGAVGKTCLLISYTTNKFPSEYVPTVFDNYAVTVMIGGEPYTLGLFDTAGQEDYDRLRPLSYPQTDVFLVCFSVVSPSSFENVKEKWVPEITHHCPKTPFLLVGTQIDLRDDPSTIEKLAKNKQKPIGPETAEKLARDLKAVKYVECSALTQRGLKNVFDEAILAALEPPETQGKGKCCIF is encoded by the exons ATGCAGACCATCAAGTGTGTTGTAGTTGGGGACGGTGCTGTGGGTAAAACATGCCTGCTCATCTCTTACACCACAAACAAGTTTCCCTCTGAATATGTACCTACG GTCTTTGATAACTATGCTGTTACTGTAATGATTGGAGGCGAGCCCTACACTCTGGGCTTGTTTGATACAGCAG gtcaGGAAGACTACGACAGGTTACGACCTCTGAGTTATCCCCAGACAGATGTCTTCctcgtctgtttctctgttgtgtCCCCCTCCTCGTTTGAAAACGTTAAAGAAAAG tGGGTTCCAGAGATCACCCATCACTGTCCAAAGACCCCCTTCCTCCTAGTTGGGACGCAGATTGACTTGCGGGATGACCCCTCAACTATAGAGAAGCTGGCCAAGAACAAGCAGAAGCCCATCGGCCCGGAGACAGCCGAGAAGCTGGCGAGAGACCTCAAGGCTGTGAAATATGTGGAGTGCTCAGCCCTCACACAG CGAGGGCTGAAGAATGTATTTGACGAAGCTATCCTAGCTGCCCTTGAGCCACCTGAGACGCAGGGAAAAGGGAAATGCTGTATATTTTAA
- the LOC117761075 gene encoding cell division control protein 42 homolog isoform X1: MQTIKCVVVGDGAVGKTCLLISYTTNKFPSEYVPTVFDNYAVTVMIGGEPYTLGLFDTAGQEDYDRLRPLSYPQTDVFLVCFSVVSPSSFENVKEKWVPEITHHCPKTPFLLVGTQIDLRDDPSTIEKLAKNKQKPIGPETAEKLARDLKAVKYVECSALTQKGLKNVFDEAILAALEPPEPKKKRKCVLL, encoded by the exons ATGCAGACCATCAAGTGTGTTGTAGTTGGGGACGGTGCTGTGGGTAAAACATGCCTGCTCATCTCTTACACCACAAACAAGTTTCCCTCTGAATATGTACCTACG GTCTTTGATAACTATGCTGTTACTGTAATGATTGGAGGCGAGCCCTACACTCTGGGCTTGTTTGATACAGCAG gtcaGGAAGACTACGACAGGTTACGACCTCTGAGTTATCCCCAGACAGATGTCTTCctcgtctgtttctctgttgtgtCCCCCTCCTCGTTTGAAAACGTTAAAGAAAAG tGGGTTCCAGAGATCACCCATCACTGTCCAAAGACCCCCTTCCTCCTAGTTGGGACGCAGATTGACTTGCGGGATGACCCCTCAACTATAGAGAAGCTGGCCAAGAACAAGCAGAAGCCCATCGGCCCGGAGACAGCCGAGAAGCTGGCGAGAGACCTCAAGGCTGTGAAATATGTGGAGTGCTCAGCCCTCACACAG aaAGGCCTAAAGAATGTGTTTGATGAGGCGATATTGGCTGCATTGGAGCCCCCAGAGCCCAAGAAGAAACGCAAATGTGTGCTGCTATGA